A genome region from Microplitis demolitor isolate Queensland-Clemson2020A chromosome 1, iyMicDemo2.1a, whole genome shotgun sequence includes the following:
- the LOC103575831 gene encoding cystatin, producing MSSQYQVFKVIFVCLIFQIVLTKSARIIPGGPQSIPVDSSEVQEYVKKGLKKFSSGYQGTNEPVIAEVISASRKVVSGTLYEISVRFGESNCPKGQYGETCLLAENSPIKECLITAWSRPWLEEDSLKIDVKCD from the coding sequence atGAGCAGTCAATATCAAGTATTCAAAGTTATATTTGTgtgtttaatatttcaaatagttTTAACTAAATCTGCACGTATTATACCAGGAGGGCCACAGTCGATTCCAGTTGATTCTTCAGAAGTTCAAGAATACGTTAAAAAAggtctaaaaaaattctcatctGGTTATCAAGGTACCAATGAGCCAGTTATTGCCGAAGTTATCAGTGCATCTCGTAAAGTTGTTTCTGGAACATTATACGAAATTAGTGTCAGATTTGGAGAGAGTAATTGTCCGAAAGGTCAATATGGCGAGACATGCTTATTAGCAGAAAATAGTCCTATTAAAGAGTGTTTGATTACTGCCTGGTCAAGGCCTTGGTTGGAAGAAGATTCACTtaaaattgacgttaaatGTGACTAA
- the LOC103575815 gene encoding cystatin-like protein: MMADKSSKNFDSKPKCGSSQQVSTDSAEVKHYAELGLRKLSSIYGGANELIMTEIISATHQVVAGSLHKIRVKYGESNCLKGKADETFSLAENSPIKECLITAWSRPWIKENPLEIEVKCD, encoded by the coding sequence ATGATGGCTGACAaatcttcaaaaaatttcgatagTAAGCCAAAGTGTGGATCATCACAACAAGTATCAACTGATTCAGCAGAAGTAAAGCATTATGCTGAGCTAGGTTTGAGAAAATTATCTTCAATCTATGGAGGCGCAAATGAGCTTATTATGACGGAAATTATCAGCGCGACTCATCAAGTTGTTGCTGGATCATTACATAAAATTCGTGTTAAATATGGAGAAAGTAATTGTCTCAAGGGCAAAGCTGATGAAACATTTTCACTCGCTGAAAATAGTCCAATTAAAGAGTGTTTAATCACTGCCTGGTCAAGACCTTGGATAAAAGAAAATCCCCTTGAGATCGAAGTTAAATGTGACtag